The following proteins are co-located in the Roseovarius arcticus genome:
- a CDS encoding cytochrome b/b6 domain-containing protein — protein MKPSTKTDYSAGTRLFHACLALAVLSQLVSSQFMQVPREGRPGNWVFEVHEYSGLFAMTMALGLWIVVITRIGGTDMGLLLPWFSAARRAAFWADTKRHWKIARTFRLPTYRQDSPFAAAIHGLGLLLITAMAATGTLYWLAGVAGYQDRLAVSLAIDLHGFMANLVWAYLIGHAGMALIHHFTGGQTLRVMWSTSPPTSVKEPSK, from the coding sequence ATGAAACCTTCGACCAAGACTGACTACTCTGCTGGCACCCGCCTCTTTCATGCGTGCCTGGCACTTGCCGTGCTATCGCAGCTGGTGAGCAGCCAGTTCATGCAGGTCCCCCGTGAGGGCCGTCCCGGCAACTGGGTTTTTGAGGTTCACGAATATAGCGGGCTGTTCGCCATGACGATGGCACTGGGGTTGTGGATTGTCGTCATCACCCGCATCGGGGGTACTGATATGGGCCTCCTGCTGCCTTGGTTCAGCGCCGCCCGGCGCGCCGCGTTCTGGGCAGATACCAAGAGGCACTGGAAGATTGCCCGCACCTTTCGTCTGCCGACATACCGGCAGGACAGCCCATTCGCTGCGGCCATTCACGGGCTCGGGCTGCTGCTGATCACCGCGATGGCCGCGACCGGAACGCTCTACTGGCTGGCTGGTGTCGCGGGCTATCAGGACAGGCTGGCCGTCTCGCTTGCGATCGATCTGCATGGCTTCATGGCAAACCTCGTCTGGGCCTACCTGATCGGCCATGCCGGAATGGCGCTGATCCATCACTTCACAGGCGGGCAGACCTTGCGCGTCATGTGGTCAACATCCCCTCCCACCTCAGTAAAGGAACCAAGCAAATGA
- a CDS encoding 3-hydroxybutyrate dehydrogenase encodes MNLKDKVCIITGAASGIGHGIAERFIADGAKVVIADLKLDAAQDAADKLTKKGPGKAMAVEMNVTDEDQVNKGVAAVIKAWGQIDVLVSNAGIQIVHPIQDFPFSEWKKLLSIHLDGAFLTTKACLPHMYKAGSGSVIFMGSVHSKEASPLKSAYVTAKHGLLGLARVISKEGAKHGVRANVICPGFVKTPLVEKQIPEQAKDLGISEEEVVNKVMLGETVDQEFTTIEDVAEVAHLFAAFPTNALTGQSLVVSHGWYMN; translated from the coding sequence ATGAACCTCAAGGATAAAGTCTGCATCATCACGGGCGCTGCCAGCGGCATCGGCCATGGCATTGCGGAGCGTTTTATCGCGGATGGCGCCAAGGTTGTCATCGCCGATCTGAAACTGGATGCGGCGCAGGATGCCGCAGACAAGCTGACCAAGAAAGGCCCCGGCAAGGCGATGGCGGTCGAGATGAACGTGACTGACGAGGACCAGGTCAACAAGGGCGTCGCTGCGGTGATCAAGGCGTGGGGCCAGATCGACGTTCTCGTCTCGAACGCTGGCATCCAGATCGTGCATCCAATACAGGATTTCCCCTTCAGCGAGTGGAAAAAACTGCTGTCGATCCACCTCGACGGCGCGTTTCTGACGACCAAGGCCTGCCTGCCGCATATGTACAAGGCTGGGTCAGGCTCGGTCATCTTCATGGGCTCGGTCCACTCAAAAGAGGCCTCACCGCTGAAATCGGCATATGTCACGGCCAAGCACGGTCTGCTGGGGCTCGCGCGCGTGATTTCCAAGGAAGGCGCGAAACATGGCGTGCGCGCCAATGTGATCTGCCCCGGCTTCGTCAAGACACCGCTGGTGGAGAAGCAGATTCCCGAGCAGGCCAAGGATCTGGGCATCTCCGAAGAGGAGGTCGTCAACAAGGTCATGCTGGGCGAGACCGTCGATCAGGAATTCACCACGATCGAAGATGTCGCCGAGGTTGCGCATCTCTTTGCCGCCTTCCCCACCAATGCCCTCACCGGACAGTCGCTGGTCGTTAGCCATGGCTGGTACATGAACTAA
- a CDS encoding sensor histidine kinase produces the protein MDRGNVLSGAAFTAVLQSAVVFLVVLITVGFLTNSYVERTMTGELREDIQARWSLFAADYRDEGIEPLMELIDNAASFSAQGQRAIGLFDADGKSVAGNILARPKADGWHHGALDLVPIASQTPADEHDIDYFYRSDRVDDYTVVVGQRLDRMFLTDRTVFRTLSITGFIVVLAMLSAGYLLSRESLHKLERLEKALQRVSDGDMSARIAVSPHNDQIDRIAGRMNTHLDSLSQLMSSTRSTAAAVAHDLKSPLARAYLGLGRALAQVDAGNDPRAEIEDTQAELEQMSAIFNTFMRLARIESGADGVKFAKVDLRGLVDDLAETYQLIAEDQGQTLIYDRAAGDTMTVMGDSAMLQQLVVNLLENALKHGGEGNEIRLSLDRGAERARLTIADRGPGIPEAARAAVFEPFYRLDPSRRKPGSGLGLALVSAIAARHQADITLADNNPGLRVSVTFSQ, from the coding sequence ATGGACCGCGGTAACGTCCTCTCAGGCGCTGCGTTTACGGCAGTTCTGCAATCGGCGGTGGTTTTTCTGGTTGTGTTGATAACGGTTGGTTTTCTGACGAACAGCTATGTTGAGCGCACGATGACGGGCGAATTGCGCGAGGATATTCAAGCGCGTTGGAGCCTGTTCGCCGCGGATTATCGCGACGAAGGAATTGAGCCTTTGATGGAGTTGATTGACAACGCTGCGTCTTTCTCCGCGCAGGGGCAGCGGGCGATTGGCCTGTTCGATGCGGATGGCAAGTCGGTGGCAGGTAATATTCTGGCCCGGCCCAAGGCGGATGGTTGGCACCATGGCGCGCTCGATTTGGTGCCAATTGCAAGCCAGACCCCGGCGGATGAGCACGACATCGACTATTTTTATCGGAGCGATCGGGTAGATGACTACACGGTTGTCGTTGGCCAGCGGCTGGACCGGATGTTTCTGACAGATCGCACGGTGTTTCGGACGCTGTCGATCACCGGATTTATCGTCGTTTTGGCAATGCTTAGCGCGGGGTACCTTCTTAGCCGCGAAAGCCTGCACAAACTGGAGCGTCTCGAAAAGGCACTGCAGCGGGTGTCTGATGGGGATATGTCGGCGCGGATTGCTGTGTCACCGCATAACGACCAGATTGACCGGATCGCCGGACGCATGAACACCCATCTTGATAGCCTTTCGCAACTGATGAGCTCAACGCGCAGTACGGCTGCTGCTGTGGCGCATGATCTGAAGTCGCCACTGGCGCGGGCCTATCTGGGGCTGGGGCGGGCATTGGCGCAGGTCGATGCAGGCAACGACCCGCGCGCCGAAATCGAAGACACGCAGGCCGAGCTGGAACAGATGAGCGCAATTTTTAACACCTTCATGCGACTCGCACGGATAGAGTCGGGCGCCGATGGCGTGAAGTTTGCCAAGGTCGATCTGCGCGGGCTGGTGGATGATTTGGCCGAAACTTATCAACTGATAGCTGAGGATCAGGGCCAGACGCTGATTTATGATCGTGCTGCGGGGGACACCATGACGGTCATGGGCGATAGCGCCATGCTGCAACAACTGGTCGTTAATCTGCTGGAGAATGCATTGAAACATGGCGGGGAGGGGAACGAAATCCGGCTGTCGCTTGATCGCGGCGCGGAGAGGGCCCGCCTGACTATCGCTGATCGTGGTCCAGGCATTCCAGAGGCGGCCCGCGCCGCCGTGTTTGAGCCGTTTTACCGTCTCGATCCCAGCCGAAGAAAGCCCGGTAGCGGCCTAGGTCTGGCACTGGTCAGTGCCATAGCAGCGCGCCACCAAGCGGATATAACGTTGGCGGACAATAATCCCGGACTTCGCGTGTCTGTCACGTTTTCGCAATGA
- a CDS encoding response regulator transcription factor — translation MKILLAEDDQKMADYLTSGLVESGHSVDHVTDGRDALSYCLYNDCDIAILDRMMPGMDGLSVLKAMRAAGKDLPVLFLTAMGQVDDRVEGLSAGGDDYLVKPFHFSELLARIVAITRRQQDTAETTALDVDGLHLDLLARTATRQGTLIELHAKEFAMLEILMRNAGRVVTRTMLLERVWNFNFEPNTTVVETHMSRLRAKIDKPFDIHLIHTIRNTGYSLHGPR, via the coding sequence ATGAAGATCCTGCTCGCCGAGGACGATCAGAAAATGGCCGACTATCTGACCTCTGGCCTGGTCGAGAGTGGGCATAGCGTTGATCACGTCACCGACGGGCGCGATGCGCTGAGCTATTGCCTATATAATGACTGCGACATAGCCATTCTGGACCGGATGATGCCGGGTATGGACGGCCTGTCAGTGCTCAAGGCGATGAGGGCCGCCGGAAAGGATCTGCCGGTCTTGTTCCTGACGGCGATGGGACAGGTGGATGACCGCGTCGAAGGGCTGTCGGCAGGGGGCGATGATTATCTTGTCAAACCGTTTCATTTCTCCGAGCTTTTGGCGCGGATCGTCGCGATCACGCGGCGCCAACAGGACACTGCCGAGACGACAGCGCTGGATGTTGATGGCTTGCATCTAGATCTGCTGGCGCGCACCGCGACCCGCCAAGGCACGTTGATCGAGCTTCACGCCAAAGAATTCGCGATGCTGGAAATCCTGATGCGCAATGCGGGCCGCGTGGTGACGCGCACCATGTTGCTAGAACGGGTCTGGAACTTTAACTTTGAGCCTAACACAACCGTGGTTGAGACGCATATGAGCCGCCTGCGTGCAAAGATCGACAAGCCGTTCGACATCCATCTGATCCACACGATACGCAATACCGGGTATTCGCTACATGGACCGCGGTAA
- a CDS encoding HdeD family acid-resistance protein, with the protein MNITNNSPQRADLGTTVSNRLKVVGVVFVVIGVLAILLPAWATLAGALLVAWMLTLWGIVGLWFAWEMRPAKEWRYAAVGFGITLGLGLVFLLFPGIGIQTLTIVMMVVFLMEGIVSILLGLRLSGQRTNWGWMIFSGACSLIVGAIILFGWPETATWTLGMLLGVNFLSTGISLVMLGKAAKGTV; encoded by the coding sequence ATGAACATCACAAACAATTCGCCTCAACGCGCGGACCTCGGCACGACCGTATCAAACCGACTAAAAGTCGTGGGCGTCGTCTTTGTCGTGATTGGGGTGCTCGCCATTCTCCTGCCGGCTTGGGCGACACTTGCGGGCGCGCTTCTTGTTGCGTGGATGCTGACGCTTTGGGGCATTGTGGGTCTGTGGTTCGCTTGGGAAATGCGCCCGGCCAAGGAATGGCGCTATGCCGCTGTCGGGTTCGGGATCACCCTTGGGCTGGGCCTGGTATTCCTGCTGTTTCCCGGTATCGGAATTCAGACGCTGACCATCGTAATGATGGTGGTTTTCCTGATGGAAGGCATCGTGTCGATCCTTCTAGGCTTGCGGTTGAGCGGGCAACGGACAAACTGGGGCTGGATGATTTTCAGCGGTGCCTGCTCGCTGATCGTCGGGGCCATAATCCTGTTCGGCTGGCCCGAAACTGCGACTTGGACGCTAGGCATGCTGCTTGGGGTGAATTTCCTGTCGACGGGCATATCTCTTGTCATGCTGGGCAAAGCGGCAAAAGGCACCGTCTGA
- a CDS encoding DUF1003 domain-containing protein, with the protein MAKAAAIAGKAQPVCHICGQTFPASKMRPWISVRPGVSDLITRDAPGWSDGKLICKPDLIRFRRQYVEQLLADERGELDELDRQVIESLEAGEFVSRNPEDEIEKKSTFGERVADKVAEFGGSWTFIISFASVLVAWITLNVVALSAKPFDPYPFILLNLVLSCVAAMQAPVIMMSQRRQETKDRFRAENDYRVNLKAELEIRQLHEKIDHQLAHQWEKLAELQQIQIELLEENADGRR; encoded by the coding sequence ATGGCCAAGGCAGCGGCCATTGCCGGCAAAGCGCAGCCTGTCTGCCATATATGCGGTCAGACCTTTCCCGCGTCCAAAATGCGGCCGTGGATCTCGGTGCGGCCGGGTGTGTCGGATCTGATCACGCGTGATGCCCCCGGCTGGTCGGATGGCAAGCTGATCTGCAAGCCCGACCTCATCCGGTTTAGGCGTCAATATGTCGAGCAGCTGCTGGCGGATGAACGCGGCGAACTGGACGAGCTGGACCGTCAGGTAATCGAGAGCTTGGAAGCCGGAGAGTTCGTATCGCGAAATCCCGAAGACGAAATTGAGAAAAAGTCCACCTTTGGCGAGCGCGTCGCAGACAAGGTCGCGGAATTCGGCGGCAGCTGGACGTTTATCATCTCCTTCGCATCGGTTTTGGTCGCTTGGATCACGCTAAACGTTGTCGCGCTTAGTGCCAAACCGTTCGACCCCTACCCGTTCATCCTGCTCAATCTGGTCCTGTCTTGCGTCGCGGCGATGCAGGCTCCTGTCATAATGATGAGCCAGCGCAGGCAGGAAACCAAGGACAGGTTTCGCGCCGAGAACGACTACCGCGTCAATCTGAAGGCCGAGCTGGAGATCCGCCAGCTGCATGAAAAAATCGACCATCAGCTTGCCCATCAATGGGAGAAACTAGCCGAATTGCAGCAGATTCAGATCGAACTGCTAGAGGAGAACGCGGATGGCCGTCGCTGA
- the mprF gene encoding bifunctional lysylphosphatidylglycerol flippase/synthetase MprF, which produces MAVAENIRPKGWLVRIVEHPAFKIAIPLIVVAIAIFVLHELASHVKWIDVKADLAAASRVSLLKAVGCAALSFTGIALYDALAVRSVARGRVPLRIAAMAGSAGYAVSGLLGVSYLTGTAVRYRVYSAFGLDLALITGIIAVSWTGFLSGLALVFGALLTFHPTGLSTVLPISPHVETAIGIAILIVLASYLIWLATGKRRLKAGGFRLALPNAIAGVTLTGAGVLDLTGAALTLYVLMPGDMAQNLPYFFTIFFGAVGLGMLSHSPGGLGVFEATIIAGLGAAGRSDVLAALLIYRLVYTILPFLVAVAGLSLTMGLARRNALTGRARVAWSAFRPLVPPLASGIALLAGVILLVSGNLPAEQSHLGVLRDILPLPFIEASHLIGSVVGVLLLVVARGLYRKLYRAWVAAMVLLAVGLVASLLKGLDWQESLSMLATFAVLGLFRPAFYRAEGASLLRLDAQWLVSIIALSGAVFWIGLFAHSHVPYQNALWWDFSWHGDAPRFLRASLAGAVVLSVIAFNSLLSAKSARAPAQPIPDVVRAIVASSEDTEAGIALTGDKAFLISEDKCAFVAYADTGRSLIANGDPIGDAKSGKQLIWQLRELADRQGRRCAFYSVSPAYLPIYLDLGLTILKIGEVARVDLQGFNLDGPARKDLRQARNRAARDGFVFEVIPAADLAPLMAELRVISDAWLENKQGEEKGFSLGAFEEAYIANFDVAVLRDPTGRIAAFANLFTGANLHELSLDLMRYRPDGPGFAMDALFAELMLWGAAKGYHRFSLGAAPFSGIESRQLAPIWNRIGGFVFEHGEHFYNFEGLRSFKEKFSPEWTPNYLACPGGLAAPQILYEVNVLISGGFRGLGK; this is translated from the coding sequence ATGGCCGTCGCTGAAAACATACGTCCTAAAGGCTGGCTGGTGCGCATCGTTGAACACCCCGCGTTCAAGATCGCGATCCCGCTCATCGTCGTCGCAATTGCCATTTTCGTCCTGCACGAACTAGCCTCACATGTGAAGTGGATCGACGTTAAGGCAGATCTTGCTGCGGCTTCCCGCGTATCATTGCTGAAGGCGGTCGGCTGCGCAGCGCTCAGTTTTACTGGGATCGCTCTTTATGATGCGCTGGCCGTTCGCTCGGTCGCGCGGGGCAGAGTGCCGCTGCGCATCGCGGCAATGGCCGGGTCCGCAGGCTACGCAGTATCGGGCCTACTGGGTGTGTCCTATCTGACTGGCACCGCGGTTCGCTACCGGGTCTACTCCGCCTTCGGACTGGATCTGGCGCTGATCACAGGCATTATAGCGGTTTCGTGGACGGGATTTCTGTCTGGGCTGGCGCTGGTATTTGGTGCCCTTTTGACCTTCCATCCGACGGGCCTCAGTACCGTGCTGCCGATTTCGCCACATGTCGAGACGGCTATCGGCATCGCAATTTTGATCGTGCTGGCGTCATATCTCATCTGGCTTGCGACAGGCAAACGCAGGCTGAAGGCGGGCGGCTTCAGGCTGGCCTTGCCGAATGCCATCGCGGGGGTGACACTGACCGGTGCGGGCGTTCTGGATCTGACCGGCGCGGCGCTGACGCTCTATGTTCTGATGCCCGGCGATATGGCGCAAAACCTGCCGTATTTCTTCACCATTTTCTTTGGCGCCGTCGGTCTTGGGATGCTCAGCCATTCGCCCGGTGGGCTTGGCGTTTTTGAGGCGACAATCATCGCTGGCTTGGGCGCGGCCGGCCGGTCCGACGTACTGGCCGCGCTTCTTATCTACCGTCTCGTTTACACGATCCTTCCTTTCCTTGTGGCTGTGGCAGGGCTAAGCCTGACGATGGGATTGGCGCGGCGCAATGCGCTGACCGGCAGGGCGCGCGTTGCTTGGAGCGCCTTTCGCCCGCTTGTGCCACCGCTTGCGTCGGGTATCGCGCTGCTGGCTGGTGTCATCCTTTTGGTGTCGGGCAACCTGCCGGCCGAGCAATCACATCTCGGCGTTTTGCGCGATATACTTCCGCTGCCCTTCATCGAGGCCTCGCATCTGATCGGAAGCGTCGTGGGCGTGCTGCTGCTGGTCGTGGCGCGCGGTCTTTACCGCAAACTTTACCGCGCTTGGGTCGCCGCGATGGTCCTGCTTGCTGTCGGTCTGGTCGCATCCCTTCTCAAGGGGCTGGACTGGCAAGAGTCCCTATCGATGCTCGCGACCTTTGCGGTCCTCGGGCTGTTCCGGCCTGCATTCTACCGCGCCGAGGGCGCATCACTTCTTCGCCTCGACGCACAGTGGTTAGTGAGTATCATTGCGCTGTCGGGCGCCGTGTTCTGGATCGGCCTTTTTGCACATTCCCACGTGCCCTATCAAAACGCGCTTTGGTGGGATTTCAGCTGGCATGGGGATGCGCCGCGCTTTCTTCGCGCAAGCCTTGCGGGCGCTGTGGTCCTCAGCGTAATCGCCTTTAACTCGCTGCTCAGCGCAAAGTCCGCGAGAGCGCCAGCGCAGCCGATTCCGGACGTTGTCCGCGCGATCGTCGCGAGTAGCGAGGATACCGAAGCCGGCATCGCGCTGACGGGCGACAAGGCGTTCCTGATCTCAGAGGACAAGTGCGCGTTCGTCGCCTACGCCGACACTGGCCGCTCGCTGATTGCCAACGGTGACCCAATCGGTGACGCGAAATCAGGCAAGCAACTGATCTGGCAACTACGCGAATTGGCAGACCGCCAAGGACGGCGATGCGCCTTTTATTCAGTGTCGCCGGCCTACCTGCCAATCTATCTGGATCTGGGCCTGACAATCCTGAAAATCGGTGAGGTCGCCCGCGTCGATCTGCAAGGTTTCAATCTGGACGGCCCGGCCCGCAAGGATCTGCGCCAGGCCCGCAACCGCGCGGCGCGCGATGGATTTGTGTTTGAGGTCATTCCGGCAGCAGACCTCGCACCCTTGATGGCTGAGTTGCGCGTCATTTCCGATGCCTGGCTCGAGAACAAGCAAGGCGAGGAAAAGGGTTTCTCTCTTGGTGCGTTCGAGGAGGCATATATCGCCAATTTCGACGTCGCCGTGCTGCGCGATCCTACGGGCAGGATCGCGGCCTTCGCTAATCTATTTACGGGTGCCAACCTGCACGAGCTATCGCTGGATTTAATGCGCTACCGGCCAGACGGCCCCGGGTTCGCTATGGATGCGCTTTTTGCCGAACTGATGCTTTGGGGCGCGGCCAAGGGGTATCACCGGTTCTCGCTGGGCGCCGCACCCTTTTCGGGCATCGAAAGCCGCCAGCTTGCACCGATCTGGAACCGTATCGGAGGCTTCGTCTTTGAGCATGGCGAACACTTCTACAATTTCGAAGGGCTGCGCAGCTTTAAGGAGAAATTCAGCCCCGAGTGGACGCCGAACTATCTGGCCTGTCCCGGCGGGCTGGCCGCACCGCAAATCCTTTATGAGGTGAATGTCCTGATTTCGGGCGGTTTTCGCGGGTTAGGAAAATAG
- a CDS encoding YidH family protein: MIVNFETHASNERTFLSWVRTAVAIVGFGLATARLGNQHSPLWSEILMLGAGAAVIIIAWIRMHHVRKRIDHADRLPDDGAAAELFLLLLIVALFLLLGSFAIHVT; encoded by the coding sequence ATGATCGTCAATTTTGAGACCCACGCATCGAACGAGCGTACTTTCCTCTCTTGGGTGCGAACGGCTGTTGCAATCGTCGGTTTCGGGCTGGCGACAGCCCGGCTGGGCAACCAGCATTCGCCGCTCTGGTCCGAAATCCTGATGCTGGGCGCCGGCGCGGCCGTCATTATTATCGCATGGATCAGGATGCATCACGTGCGCAAGCGGATCGACCACGCAGACCGTCTGCCTGATGACGGAGCGGCAGCAGAGCTATTCTTGCTGCTTTTGATTGTCGCCCTCTTCTTGCTTTTAGGGAGCTTCGCAATCCATGTCACGTAG
- a CDS encoding patatin-like phospholipase family protein translates to MRDRGITPGKAVPTAAAAAARRGMLPSLLAFLARFMAPARIPYSLADLMQATVPGYDNIRFYADMSQAELNAKRQQFLPQSSGPDGRASWLALSSGGAGGAFGAGILTGWSERGDRPKFDLVTGVSAGALIAPFAFIGSKADRELASLFTGVSVAKLNHSRSLLSGIFGQSAIPAKPLRTLIDAHVDADLIQIIAARHRAGARLLVVTTNLDAQRSVVWDIGAIACSDRPNGLQLIGDVLEASASLPAIFPPVKIAVSGNGKVFDELHADGGTIRQIYLLPDAFLDVAISCKAPPDIYCIVNSELAPRFSVVPQQSIQIAERALSSLEKSGAARSVAELATFARQAKATFRLAFIDRTIPVDRRVPFDPGFMQRAYALGQSKGRAGIWAFGPPVGTDLLEDNGARYRCLIKRAASMLPRSAALSETQPSVGVEHR, encoded by the coding sequence ATGCGCGATAGGGGCATCACGCCGGGAAAAGCCGTCCCTACCGCAGCAGCGGCAGCCGCGCGGCGCGGGATGCTGCCATCGCTACTAGCATTCCTTGCCCGGTTCATGGCGCCTGCCCGCATTCCCTATTCGCTGGCCGACCTGATGCAAGCAACCGTTCCCGGATACGACAACATCAGATTTTATGCCGACATGTCCCAAGCCGAACTGAACGCGAAACGCCAGCAATTCCTGCCGCAGAGCAGCGGGCCGGATGGACGGGCAAGCTGGCTAGCGCTGTCATCGGGCGGTGCTGGCGGCGCCTTTGGGGCGGGCATTCTCACCGGTTGGTCTGAACGCGGCGACAGGCCCAAGTTTGATCTGGTGACAGGCGTCAGCGCAGGCGCCTTGATCGCACCTTTTGCGTTTATCGGATCGAAAGCTGACAGAGAACTGGCAAGCCTTTTTACGGGCGTGTCCGTCGCCAAACTGAACCACAGCCGGTCGCTGCTGTCCGGCATATTCGGGCAAAGCGCGATTCCTGCCAAACCGCTCAGGACTTTGATTGACGCCCACGTCGACGCCGATCTCATCCAGATAATCGCAGCGCGCCACCGCGCCGGGGCGCGGCTGCTGGTGGTAACGACCAACCTCGATGCACAGCGCAGCGTCGTGTGGGATATCGGTGCCATTGCTTGTTCTGATAGGCCGAACGGGCTGCAACTGATCGGCGATGTGCTGGAGGCGTCCGCCAGCCTTCCCGCGATATTCCCGCCGGTCAAAATTGCGGTGTCTGGGAATGGTAAGGTGTTTGATGAATTGCACGCGGATGGCGGTACTATTCGCCAGATCTACCTTTTGCCAGACGCATTTCTAGATGTCGCCATATCATGCAAAGCACCCCCTGATATCTATTGTATCGTAAATTCCGAACTCGCCCCAAGGTTCAGCGTGGTGCCGCAGCAATCCATTCAGATTGCTGAGCGGGCGTTATCCTCGCTTGAGAAATCAGGCGCGGCGCGCAGTGTCGCAGAGCTAGCCACGTTCGCCCGTCAGGCCAAAGCGACCTTCCGGCTAGCATTCATTGACCGCACAATTCCCGTCGACCGGCGCGTTCCGTTCGATCCCGGTTTCATGCAGCGCGCCTATGCGCTCGGACAGTCCAAGGGGCGCGCGGGAATTTGGGCATTCGGCCCGCCTGTGGGAACGGATCTGTTAGAAGACAACGGGGCAAGGTATCGCTGCCTGATTAAGCGGGCGGCGTCGATGTTACCGCGCAGCGCGGCCTTATCAGAAACCCAGCCATCCGTAGGGGTCGAACATCGGTAA
- a CDS encoding NAD(P)H-dependent flavin oxidoreductase, with translation MAADAKCRTIHTPLCSLLGCDVPILLAGMGGVARWELSAAVANAGGFPSLGMVRESPELITSEVTALRAATDRPFAVNLIPAATDPALLDAQITRCLELGVTAFSFFWDVMPNVVGRIKNEGALVLHQVGTADQARKAEAAGADVIIAQGIEAGGHVHGRMGSFALAEAILARTRLPVVVSGGISTGRGLASALALGAQGVQCGTAFLATNESFAHTDHKQRVVDADGDDTVLTDVFVLNWPKGAAVRVIANSVTSALDGRLLGHDPDQLPRDVIAWDDDQGRYRFSTDSPLRTTTGDLEAMPNYAGQGAGLIADVVPAGVRIEQIMRQASFCLNGKPEFSERGQL, from the coding sequence ATGGCCGCAGACGCAAAGTGCAGAACTATTCATACGCCGCTGTGTTCGTTGCTCGGATGTGACGTTCCTATTTTGCTAGCCGGCATGGGCGGCGTCGCCCGTTGGGAGCTATCGGCAGCTGTGGCAAACGCGGGAGGGTTTCCGTCACTGGGAATGGTCCGCGAAAGCCCTGAACTCATCACATCCGAAGTTACCGCGCTTCGAGCCGCGACAGATCGTCCATTCGCGGTGAACCTGATCCCGGCGGCAACCGACCCCGCGCTGCTGGATGCACAAATTACCCGGTGCCTCGAGCTTGGCGTTACAGCCTTTTCGTTCTTTTGGGATGTGATGCCAAATGTTGTCGGACGCATCAAAAACGAGGGCGCTTTGGTTCTACATCAGGTTGGCACAGCCGATCAGGCCCGCAAGGCCGAAGCCGCCGGCGCCGATGTCATTATCGCCCAAGGGATCGAGGCCGGCGGCCATGTACATGGCCGGATGGGATCATTTGCATTGGCAGAGGCAATCCTGGCGCGGACGAGATTACCAGTCGTTGTGTCAGGGGGCATCTCGACCGGCAGAGGGCTGGCATCGGCGCTCGCGCTTGGGGCGCAAGGCGTTCAATGCGGCACCGCATTTTTGGCTACGAACGAGTCGTTCGCGCATACTGATCACAAGCAGCGCGTCGTCGATGCAGACGGCGATGACACGGTGCTGACGGATGTGTTTGTCCTGAACTGGCCCAAAGGGGCGGCAGTGCGCGTCATAGCCAACAGCGTGACAAGTGCGCTTGATGGCAGGCTTTTGGGCCATGATCCAGACCAACTGCCGCGGGATGTGATCGCTTGGGACGACGATCAGGGGCGCTACCGGTTCAGCACGGATTCGCCGCTGCGCACGACGACCGGTGATCTGGAAGCTATGCCCAATTATGCAGGGCAAGGGGCCGGACTAATCGCGGATGTTGTTCCGGCTGGTGTGCGCATTGAGCAGATAATGCGGCAGGCCTCGTTTTGCCTGAACGGCAAGCCGGAATTTTCAGAAAGGGGCCAACTTTGA